The genomic segment ACGAGCGAAGGTAACATCTTCGCAACGGGAGTGTGCCACAGGCGTGAAGCCACCGAGGATCTCAAGAACATTTCGATGAATCAGCATGCATTGGCCATTGGCTTGTGCTTCGACCCAGTTCGTTGTGATGTTCCCTGGCGGACCGAGGCGATAGATTAACGTGGTGAGAAAAGCGGGGTGTAGAAGGCCAGCAAGTGGATCTGCAGGGAGAACTTGCTGCGTTGCCACGCTGAGTACAGATAAGTGTTCAGCCAGTGCAAAGGACACAAGCGCATCAGTCAGGTTGGCTGCCGGACAGACATCGGCATCAAGGCAAAGGATCCACTGGTTGTGGGGATTGCTGGCCCGCCATCCCTGTTCAAGTCCCCAGGCTTTCCCATTCCAGTCTTGGGGAATGGGAGCAGCATCAACCAGCCGTACTCGTCGATCGCGTGCAGCATAGGCGGCAATGAGGTCGCGTGTTCGATCAGTGGATCCGCCATCGATAACGAGAATTTCCGTGACACTCGGCCCCTGTTGGATCGCTCCTTCAAGGCACAAAGAAAGGCGTGCTTGCTCATTCAGCACCGGAACAATAACGGTGACACAGGCCTCTTGCGGCTTGGTTGTGGCGGGGATGATTCGACGTCGTGTAGCTCGCAGGAGCTTGCTGGCAACAGCAAGGCCAGCAGCGCTTTGTGCGAGCGCAAGCATGCGTGGCAACGTTGAGCTGCGCATCATGTCAGTTCTCCAACCGCGAAGCATTGAATCAGCGTGACCAGTTCTGCCCAGAAGGGGCGATCAGGGGCCAGCAAAGTGTGGTCAGTTGGGAGGTCATGCCAGACGACCGGAGCAGGCATGCGCTGGACGAGCGCCCGCGTCGTCGCTGGAGGCACTGTTGTATCGAGTGTGCCTTGAATGACAAGAGTCGGGCACGAGATACGGGAGGCGGCGCGGAGTGCCTGGAGTCCAACTTTACGTAACTCATCGAGCACGGCGAGCGGGAAGCGTACATTGCGCAGTCCTTCACGGACTGTTGGATCATCGATGTTTAAGCCTGGCATGCTCTCAGCAAAGAAGCGCCGCGTTTCTGGGTCGTCAAAATCCATCTGAGCGAAAGGTCGGATACTCGGCACGATCCACCGAATGAGCGGCAGGAGACGAGCACGCCAGTCGCCGGGCAGCAGACGTGAGAACGGGGCAAGCAAAATGAGCCGAGTCGGCAAGATGTCGGCAGCAGTGAGTATCGCAAGCGCGCCACCCATAGAGTAGCCGAGGAGGATGGCAGTTGGATGCCGGTGGCGAATCTCTCGCCATGCATTCTGCGCTGCGGTGATCCAATCTGCCGCCCGTTGCTGTGGCAGCCGGTTCACCTGGCGTCCAAAGCCTGGCAGAAGTGGCGCGTAGCATGTGATCTGGCCAGTCTGGATGATTTCATGCGCGAGAGGACGAAACTCGGCTGGTGTGCCCATAAAGCCGTGCAGCATGAGTAATCCAATTGGGCCGTCTCCGAGGACAAACGGGTCATGCACTGGATCAGCAAAGAACGTCTCAGGCTGCAAGGCCGAAACGGAGGTCATCGCTGTTATCCTCCCATATAACGATTTCGGACGTGTTCCCAGAGCATCAGAACAGCGACAATCAGTGCTTCACTGAGCTTCTCGTCAAAACTCGTCGCGGCGCGGCCACGTAAGGTGTCGTAGCCACGTGCTTCAATGCGATCAAGGATGCGACGGTAGAGACGTGCAGCGAGCACGATAGCGAACCGCGACCGAAGCGGCAAGTATGGCACTCCCCGTAGCCCAAGCATGTAGTAACTTTCAGCACGTACGCGGTGGAACTGAAGGAGCGCGCGTAAACGGTCATCTGGCCCTTGGCCGGAGACTGCCCAGGACCGTATTGTCACAGGATCAAGGCCGAAGCGGTGCAGTTCATCTTGGGGAAGGTAGATACGATTATGGCGAAGATCTTCTCCGAGGTCACGCAGGATATTCGTGAGCTGCATGGCAATGCCGAGGTGCTCGGCTGCTTGCAATGCGGCTGCGCTGCGCGCGCCGAGCACACATGCCATGATGATTCCGACTGTTCCAGCAACTTGGTAACAGTACTTGCGTAGTGCCGCAAACGAAGGAAGAAAGACCGGGCCAAGGTCATACTCAAGACCATCGAGAAAATCAAGAAAGGGTGCCACGGGAAGCGCATACTGCTGGATGAGTGTGTCGAGCATACTACCAAGTGGTTCTCGTGGTGCAATACAGCGGGGGGAGGTCTGAAACCACGATCGCCAGGCAGCCAGTTCTTCCTGCGCCGCTTGACGTGCAGACTGGTCAAGTGGCTGTGCATCGACAAGATCATCGAGTGTACGGAAGAAGGCGTAAAGTGTGATAGTATGAAAGCGAGAAGGCATTGGCAAGAAGTATGTGGCGAAGGTAAACGTTTTCGCGTGCTGGGCCATGAGTCGATCGAAAGAGGGAACTGCACGGTATGGCTTCGAAGACAACTCGTCTGCCTTCGTCCACAAGACTGGCGTCTCGATCGAGGTGCCCCTGCCGCCGCTTGCCCGCTCCATGAATCTACCTAATTATTCATAGAATCCCTCTATCACTTCCAAGTATAGTGCCCAGCAAACTGCCGCGCAAGTGAGCGATATGGTCATCAGCTGTCAACTCTGGCTCGTTGTGTCGTATGCACGCTGTAATGTTATACGGATGTTTTCGTTGAACACGCTGTGCGATGACTTCCTAGTCGTGGAGAGACAGATACCGGGCAAGCTGACGTTTTCGAAGGGATAATGGAAAACGCCAGCCTGCCCGGTGCGTGGCTAGCGTGACAACACGCCGTGAAGGAATGTGTCGAGCGCTTCGTCGAGATAGGTGCGTGCTTCGCTCTCGGCAAAGCGTGCGCCAACTTGAATGCCGTCAGCCATCGAGAGGAAGAGCGCGGCCAAGAGCCGATCATCGCTGCGCTTGGTTTCGCCGCGCGCGCGTGCTTCGGCAAAGAGGTTCTCGAGCGGGCGCAGCAAGGCTTCGCGCGCCAACTGGAGGAGTTCCTTTGAATGGTCAGCAGAAATCGCCGGCATATCGGCCTGGACCATACGGACGAGGTCGAGTGGAGGATGTTGCAGGAGCCATTCAGCAACCGCGCGTAACTGTCCAGCAAGGCTATCCCCGCCGCTCCGGATAGCCTGCTCAATTCCTTCGCGGTGGCGCTCAAGCGCATGCCTCGTAACCGTGACATATAACTCTTCTTTACCACCGGGGAAGTGGTAGTACAGCGATGCTTGCCGAATGCCAAGCTCTTGGGCGATGTCGCGAAGCGTCACCGCTTTATACCCGCGCTCGGCGAAAAGGCGCTCCGCAACTGCCTGTACCCGCTCTCGCGCTGCGCTCGGCGCTGCTGTCATGCGACACCTCCTGCCTGCGCCCAACCGAACCGTCACTCCCACCTAGCAGTATACTGGAAGACTGTTATTTTGTCAATTCGCCGTTCCTGTCATGTGAGAACGCTATTCTTGCCGCTTTGGCCTGGGAACATCCGCAACACAGCCGACTCAACGCGCGCTTGGCGTATACCCGCTGCAGTTCCTTCCTTCTATCAGATTATTGATTATGCTGCCGAAATATGGCGACGTCGGTGGGGTGAGGTCGTCTTCGCCGGTTGTGGCGTCGTGGTGAGGCCAGCAAGACGCTGCAGTAAAGCCGTTAAGAGTAGTGTGAGCCCACGGGTGAGTTCGTCTAGCTCTTCATCGGTAAGGGCGATGATTGCCTGCTGGATGACCGCGCTACGTCGGTCATTTGCGTCAAGGGCTGCTTCTCCCTCTGGCGTAATCGCGACAAGGACAGCTCGCCGATCGTGGGGATCTCGCTCGCGACAGACGAATCCTTGTTGCTCAAGGGTGGCAACCGTATGTGCCGCTGTTGGTAAGGAGACGCCAAGCCGCTGTGCGAGCTGGGTGAGACGGAGCGGTCCACTGGCTGCCAGAATCGCGAGCGCCAGGCGCTGACGGGATGAAAGCGTTGATGGTGTACCGGTCGCCTCGGCAAAAAGGTCAACGACCTGACAAAGTCGCAACAACGTCTGCGCGAGTTGTTCGCGTTGTCGTGTCACGCGACTATTCAATGGACGCGCCATCGCAACCAACGAAGCTCCCGTCGCTTGTACCCAAGCATAGAGAACGACCGGGAGGTTGCCGATAGCGCGTTTGTCACAAACACAGGAGACGCAGGTCCTAGATAAGGAGGGAGCGAGAAGGTGAGAAAAACAGAAGCCGGAGGCAGCCACAATACCGCGGTCGCCTCCAGCCCCTGAAAACTCGAAATCCCTAGCGCCGTTCAGTTTGATGGACTGGTCGCCAGCGCAGGAGTAAGACAGCAGTTGCGGCTGCTGAAAGGAAAACCAACGGCATATCAATGAGGAGAAACTCCCAGCTAATCGCCAGTTCGCCACTGATCGCGCTCGCAAGTGTTCCGAAGATCACACTCAGGACAACAACAGTGAGTGCGCGAAGCCGTGGCGACGCGATACGCCACGCCAGAATGCCCACCAGAACTCCTGCAGCAATCGGGAACAGCTCGTGCACGGCCACTACCTCCTTCCCTGTCTTCCGGCCGCCTTGCATTGCCGAGTGTGACACTGCCTTCTCGTCGTGTCAAGCATTAGCGCGTAACCGTAAGACCAAGGACAGTCCCGAGTTCGCGAAGTGCCTGTTGTGCCTCACGAATATCCCGGCCCGCTGCGCTCGCATCCAAAATGGCTTGAGCAAATTCGTCGAGCGTAGTAATTGCTCGTGGTGTATCAAGGTCGTGTTGAAGCGCTTGGAGCGCACGCTCAGTGAAAGACCTTGAGTCAAGGGGAGCGTGTTGTCCGCTCGGTGCTTCGACTGCTTGCCTCAGCCGGGCGACAAGTGGCTCAAAGCGAGCTGGTCCGTCATCCTCATAGGCGAATGGAGTACGGTAATGATGACTCAAGAGGTAGAGACGAATAGCATCTCCACTGTGCCGGCGTAGGACATCGCGAACAAGAACAAGGTTCCCCAGCGATTTGCTCATCTTCTCACCTTGGTATTCGACCATGGCGACATGTACCCAGAACCGGCTAAACGGCTGACTGCCGGTGTAGCCTTCTGACTGAGCAATCTCGCTTTCATGATGGGGGAAAATCAAGTCATGGCCGCCGCCGTGCACATCGATCTGAGCCCCAAGGTATTTTAGGGCCATCGCGCTACATTCAATATGCCAGCCAGGACGTCCTGGTCCCCACGGGCTGTCCCACGTTGGCTCACCAGGCTGCGCAGCCTGCCAGAGAAGAAAATCGAGCGGGTCGTCTTTCCGTGGATCAGTCGGATCGGCGCCCCGCTCGGCTGAAAGCTTGATCATTGTCTCCCGGTCGTAACAACAGAGGTGGCCATAGTCAGGATCACTGGTAACGCGGAAATACACATTGCCCTCACGGACATATGCCATGCCCTGGTCAAGCAACTGTTGAATGATCGCAATCATAAACGGGATTTCTTCAGTCGCACGGGGAAAGACAGATGGCCAGAGCACATTGAGTCCATTGAGATCTTCTTGAAATTGGCGAATATAGCGATCTCCAAGGCGATCCCAGGGCTCGCCGACTTCGCGTGCCTTGCGCAGGATGTCATCATCAATGTCCGTCACGTTTTGGACGTAGCGCACACGCCACCCAAGATGCTGGCAGAGACGATTGAGGACGTCGAAGACGAGGTAGGTCATCGCATGTCCCATGTGGGTTGTATCGTAGGGGGTGACGCCGCAGACGTACATCCGCACCGTTCGTCCATCGGCCGGAGCAAACGGTTCAAGTTGACCAGTCAGCGAGTTGTAGAGTTGCACGGGTGTCCCCTCTTCCTGAGCAAGCCTCTGGCGGCACTTTGGTGTTGTTCTGTAACACACAGGCGCGATGCTGGCGCGAATGCCAGCGCCTCGCTATGCTACCACTTGCAGGCATGGAGTGTGCAAGATCAGGAAGGAGTGGAGTGACCGATGGGAGTACAAATCGGAGAGCGTGCACCAGACTTTACCTTGCCGAGCACCCTTGGTACCCCCGTCCAACTCTCAGCAGTACTCGGCCAGCATACTGTTGTCCTGGTGTTTTACCATTTTGCCTTTTCTGGTGGCTGAACGAACGAGATGGTCCAGTTTCGGGACCATTACACTGAATTCCGCGAACTCCAGGCCGAAATTTACGGGATTAGCGCTGATAGCCATTTTGCTCAGGCTGCCTGGGGGCGTGAGCTTGGTCTGCCGTTCCCGCAACTGAGCGATTGGGAGAAAACTGTCGCCCGCACCTATGACATGCTCCTTGATGAGCTCATCGGTTACCGCGAGGTACCTGATCGTGGCGTGGTCATCATTGATCCGCAAGGAATTGTGACCTACCGCGAGCGTGTTGCGCAGCCACGGGATTTACCCAATCTGCAAGCCGCGTTGGCACACTTGCGCGCGCGGGCCGGGCAGGCATGAAGCCGAAGGGATCATCCAGGCGGAAGAGCCTTCGACTGCAGGGCTGAGAGGGTTCTACAGACTATTGCGTGGTGAGACGGCAGTATCGGCATAGCGCATTGTTGAGAAGTGTTGACATAACTTCTGCCGGGCCAACTGCGTATGCATTGGAATCTGCATGCATGGGGTGGAAGTAGAGAGAACGGCGGGAAAGCACGAAGCTGCATGACAAGGGGGAAGGAGTATCGACGTCGTGGCAGGGCAAACACGTCCCTGGTGGCAAGGGGCAGTGATCTATCAGATTTACCCACGATCGTTTCAGGATACGAATAGCGACGGAATCGGGGATTTACGCGGAATCCTGCAGCGATTGGACTACTTAGCCTGGCTTGGTGTTGATGCAATTTGGATCTCGCCGTTCTTCCCCTCGCCAATGGCTGACTTCGGCTATGACATCAGCGACTACACTGATGTTGATCCCCGATTTGGGACCCTTCAAGATTTCGACGAGCTTATCGCCGCCGCACAAGCGCGTGGCCTGCGTGTTATCCTCGATCTTGTGCCAAACCATACCTCTGATCAACACCCATGGTTTCAGGCGGCGCGTTCAAGCCGTACGCATCCGCAGCGTGATTGGTATATCTGGTGTGATCCAGCTCCAGATGGCGGACCGCCAAATAACTGGCTCAGCGTGTTTGGCGGGAGTGCATGGGAATGGGATGAAGCAACAGGCCAGTATTACCTCCACACTTTTTTGCGCGAGCAGCCTGACCTTAACTGGCGCAACCCCGCTGTGCGCCAGGCAATGTATGACGTTATCCGCTTTTGGCTTGATCGTGGGGTGGCCGGTTTTCGGCTCGACGCGATTTGGTTTCTCATGAAAGATCCCCTGTTGCGTGACAATCCCCCGAATCCATACTACCGTCCTGACGCGGAATATCCACATCAGCGACTTCTTCCGGTCTACACATCAGATTTGCCGGCAATTCACCCTATTCTCGCTGAACTTCGGGCGGTGGTTGACCAGTATGATGCACGCGTGTTGATCGGAGAAATCTACTTGCCGCCCGGACGCCTGGTTGACTATTTTGGCTGTCCGCATGCCCCAGAGCTGCACTTGCCCTACAACTTTGCGCTCTTGCAACTTCCCTGGGATCCGCGCGAGATTGCAGCAGCGGTTGATACATATGAGGCGCTGGTTCCTGATCATGGTTGGCCCAGTTGGGTGCTGGGAAACCACGACCGGCCTCGACTAGCAAGCCGCGTTGGCGTGGAGCAGGCGCGTGTGGCTGCGATGTTGCTTTTAACGTTACGTGGTACCTCAACTATTTATTATGGAGAAGAGATTGGAATGGTCGATGTCGCCATTCCTGCCGAGCGGTTGCAAGACCCGATTGCGTTTACGCTCGGTCGGCAATTCAGCCGTGATCCAGCGCGCACACCGATGCAGTGGGACGCGACTCCTCATGCTGGGTTTACCACGGGTGAGCCTTGGCTCCCTGTTGCGCCTGACTATCGCGAGCGCAATGTTGCGCAGCAGCGTGCTGACCAGCGATCGCTACTCTCGCTGTACCGGCGCTTGCTCGAACTGCGTCGCGCTGAGCCAGCGCTTGTTATCGGTGAGTATGTGCCACTTACCGTCACAGAACAGGTTCTCGCCTATCGACGGAGCCTTGACAACCGTCATTTCGCAATTGTCTTAAATTTCTCCGGCATGCAACAGACCGTGCAATTCCGTTTTCCTCTCCAGGGGAGCGTCGTCCTTTCAACCGAACTTGACCGCGAGGGAGATGCAATGCGTGCTGGCAAATGCTTCTTGCGACCTCATGAGGGTGTGGTTGTGCAGCTAACATCACTCTCTTGACTCCTGCCAAACTCTTTGCTGATCAGCTCGACTTGGGATCCTTCTTGTTTCTGCATGTATGTTGACAAACCTCAGGACTCAGGTTAGGCTATACGTGGGATTCCGCTATGTTGAGCTTCAAGAGCCAGAACGCAGAGGTAAGGGGGCGTGATACGCGACACATTCGCGTGCGATGTGTCTCCATCGTCTGTGTTTGGTTGTGAGGCACGTGATGGAGGGTGTGGTATGAGTTGGCACAATCGCGTGAGTTTCGAGAGGCAGTTACACCAGCGATTCTCCCGTCGACAAATCCTGAAGGGGATCATTGTTGGCGCAAGTGCTCCAGCGGTCTCCGCGCTCCTGGCGGCATGCGGAGGCGGTGGCGCGACGCCAACACCAACGCAGGCACCGGCTGCGCAGCCGACAGCGACCAAGGCTGCGGCAAGCCCGACGGCTGGTGGCATGACACCGACGAGCGGCATGGCAGGTGCTACGCCGACAGTGATCACAACCGGAACAGCAGTCACCTATACAAAAGACAATCCACCCGCAGTCTTTAACGCTGACCAGGCCAAGAAGTACAGCAACCAGCAAATTACTTACTATGGTGATTCCGTTGGCATTGGTGCGGAACTTGACCAGATCCTTGCCAAGAAGTTCTCTGAGGCGACGGGGATCAAGATCAACGTCGTACCAAAGCCCCAGAGTGCAACTGAAAACTATGCTACGTATCAGCGCTTCTTCTCGGCCAAGTCAGCTGACGTTGATGTCATGATGCTTGATGTGATCTGGCCTGGTGCGTTTGCTCCTCACCTGCTCGATTTGAGCCAGGCCTTCGCTAACGAGATCAAACAGTTCTATCCCACCATCGTCGAGAACAATACGGTGAATGGTAAGCTGACCTGCATTCCCTGGTTTGGTGACTTCGGCATGCTCTATTACCGCAAGGACTTACTGGAGAAATATGGCTTTAGCAAACCTCCAGAAACATGGGATGATCTTGAGCAATA from the Thermorudis peleae genome contains:
- a CDS encoding redoxin domain-containing protein — protein: MGVQIGERAPDFTLPSTLGTPVQLSAVLGQHTVVLVFYHFAFSGGUTNEMVQFRDHYTEFRELQAEIYGISADSHFAQAAWGRELGLPFPQLSDWEKTVARTYDMLLDELIGYREVPDRGVVIIDPQGIVTYRERVAQPRDLPNLQAALAHLRARAGQA
- a CDS encoding phytoene/squalene synthase family protein encodes the protein MERASGGRGTSIETPVLWTKADELSSKPYRAVPSFDRLMAQHAKTFTFATYFLPMPSRFHTITLYAFFRTLDDLVDAQPLDQSARQAAQEELAAWRSWFQTSPRCIAPREPLGSMLDTLIQQYALPVAPFLDFLDGLEYDLGPVFLPSFAALRKYCYQVAGTVGIIMACVLGARSAAALQAAEHLGIAMQLTNILRDLGEDLRHNRIYLPQDELHRFGLDPVTIRSWAVSGQGPDDRLRALLQFHRVRAESYYMLGLRGVPYLPLRSRFAIVLAARLYRRILDRIEARGYDTLRGRAATSFDEKLSEALIVAVLMLWEHVRNRYMGG
- a CDS encoding TetR/AcrR family transcriptional regulator, with the translated sequence MTAAPSAARERVQAVAERLFAERGYKAVTLRDIAQELGIRQASLYYHFPGGKEELYVTVTRHALERHREGIEQAIRSGGDSLAGQLRAVAEWLLQHPPLDLVRMVQADMPAISADHSKELLQLAREALLRPLENLFAEARARGETKRSDDRLLAALFLSMADGIQVGARFAESEARTYLDEALDTFLHGVLSR
- a CDS encoding alpha/beta hydrolase, which encodes MTSVSALQPETFFADPVHDPFVLGDGPIGLLMLHGFMGTPAEFRPLAHEIIQTGQITCYAPLLPGFGRQVNRLPQQRAADWITAAQNAWREIRHRHPTAILLGYSMGGALAILTAADILPTRLILLAPFSRLLPGDWRARLLPLIRWIVPSIRPFAQMDFDDPETRRFFAESMPGLNIDDPTVREGLRNVRFPLAVLDELRKVGLQALRAASRISCPTLVIQGTLDTTVPPATTRALVQRMPAPVVWHDLPTDHTLLAPDRPFWAELVTLIQCFAVGELT
- a CDS encoding ABC transporter substrate-binding protein, whose protein sequence is MSWHNRVSFERQLHQRFSRRQILKGIIVGASAPAVSALLAACGGGGATPTPTQAPAAQPTATKAAASPTAGGMTPTSGMAGATPTVITTGTAVTYTKDNPPAVFNADQAKKYSNQQITYYGDSVGIGAELDQILAKKFSEATGIKINVVPKPQSATENYATYQRFFSAKSADVDVMMLDVIWPGAFAPHLLDLSQAFANEIKQFYPTIVENNTVNGKLTCIPWFGDFGMLYYRKDLLEKYGFSKPPETWDDLEQYAKKIMDGEKGSNANFVGFVFQGNAYEGLTCDALEWLASSGGGTFIENGKVTINNPNAVAILNKVRGWVGTIAPRGVTTYQEEDARQVFQGGNAAFMRNWPYAYSLAGGSDSPIKGKFDVAPLPAQPGNKHVGTVGGWQLGVSAYSKNKEASIEFVRYMTSPQVQTYRAVVGSFVPTIPSVAADPQVLKAMPFLQSLQDVVRVTRPSRETGEKYNQVSTIIFQGVNQILNGSDAAQVLPQVAQQLQRLIS
- a CDS encoding MarR family winged helix-turn-helix transcriptional regulator, producing the protein MTRQREQLAQTLLRLCQVVDLFAEATGTPSTLSSRQRLALAILAASGPLRLTQLAQRLGVSLPTAAHTVATLEQQGFVCRERDPHDRRAVLVAITPEGEAALDANDRRSAVIQQAIIALTDEELDELTRGLTLLLTALLQRLAGLTTTPQPAKTTSPHRRRHISAA
- a CDS encoding alpha-amylase family glycosyl hydrolase, coding for MAGQTRPWWQGAVIYQIYPRSFQDTNSDGIGDLRGILQRLDYLAWLGVDAIWISPFFPSPMADFGYDISDYTDVDPRFGTLQDFDELIAAAQARGLRVILDLVPNHTSDQHPWFQAARSSRTHPQRDWYIWCDPAPDGGPPNNWLSVFGGSAWEWDEATGQYYLHTFLREQPDLNWRNPAVRQAMYDVIRFWLDRGVAGFRLDAIWFLMKDPLLRDNPPNPYYRPDAEYPHQRLLPVYTSDLPAIHPILAELRAVVDQYDARVLIGEIYLPPGRLVDYFGCPHAPELHLPYNFALLQLPWDPREIAAAVDTYEALVPDHGWPSWVLGNHDRPRLASRVGVEQARVAAMLLLTLRGTSTIYYGEEIGMVDVAIPAERLQDPIAFTLGRQFSRDPARTPMQWDATPHAGFTTGEPWLPVAPDYRERNVAQQRADQRSLLSLYRRLLELRRAEPALVIGEYVPLTVTEQVLAYRRSLDNRHFAIVLNFSGMQQTVQFRFPLQGSVVLSTELDREGDAMRAGKCFLRPHEGVVVQLTSLS
- the cysS gene encoding cysteine--tRNA ligase yields the protein MQLYNSLTGQLEPFAPADGRTVRMYVCGVTPYDTTHMGHAMTYLVFDVLNRLCQHLGWRVRYVQNVTDIDDDILRKAREVGEPWDRLGDRYIRQFQEDLNGLNVLWPSVFPRATEEIPFMIAIIQQLLDQGMAYVREGNVYFRVTSDPDYGHLCCYDRETMIKLSAERGADPTDPRKDDPLDFLLWQAAQPGEPTWDSPWGPGRPGWHIECSAMALKYLGAQIDVHGGGHDLIFPHHESEIAQSEGYTGSQPFSRFWVHVAMVEYQGEKMSKSLGNLVLVRDVLRRHSGDAIRLYLLSHHYRTPFAYEDDGPARFEPLVARLRQAVEAPSGQHAPLDSRSFTERALQALQHDLDTPRAITTLDEFAQAILDASAAGRDIREAQQALRELGTVLGLTVTR
- a CDS encoding glycosyltransferase is translated as MMRSSTLPRMLALAQSAAGLAVASKLLRATRRRIIPATTKPQEACVTVIVPVLNEQARLSLCLEGAIQQGPSVTEILVIDGGSTDRTRDLIAAYAARDRRVRLVDAAPIPQDWNGKAWGLEQGWRASNPHNQWILCLDADVCPAANLTDALVSFALAEHLSVLSVATQQVLPADPLAGLLHPAFLTTLIYRLGPPGNITTNWVEAQANGQCMLIHRNVLEILGGFTPVAHSRCEDVTFARLAAQHGIAVGFFETAGLIWARMHRNGNDVWHNWPRSLTLRDTLSGWRVWRDLLVVTLTQAVPLPLLLGLRFCQKRPSALTLVNGILLAIRLGTLWGARTAYRTRPWTYWLSPLCDPVVTGRLWHSALQRKHLWRGRILEGSV